From Pirellulales bacterium, one genomic window encodes:
- a CDS encoding tetratricopeptide repeat protein: MKTSTNNTAGRRSLKLMPFVALICGCLFHGTPAQAGDNCYFNWALQWDSQGNYDKAIADYNCAIEICPDDAVAYNNRGYDWYMKGDFDKAIADYNQALAICPRDGAYYSNRGVAWNDKGDLDKAMADYNQALAVDPNTASAYNNLGCIESARGEYEKAKDDFYRCLSADPNYVAGLENLGFFQATCPDPKYRDGKKAFENASLGYQLDNGADPYSSHNALAAAYAESGDFAKAAAWQEQVVQLAPAKDKTMQTARLELFKQHQPYRSKQYTELTKQTQNAN, encoded by the coding sequence ATGAAAACGTCAACAAACAATACCGCTGGTCGCCGGAGCTTGAAACTGATGCCATTCGTCGCATTGATCTGCGGCTGCCTTTTTCACGGCACGCCAGCTCAGGCCGGCGACAATTGCTATTTCAATTGGGCACTGCAGTGGGATAGCCAAGGAAATTACGACAAGGCCATTGCCGATTACAACTGTGCGATCGAAATTTGCCCCGACGATGCCGTGGCATACAACAATCGCGGTTACGACTGGTACATGAAAGGAGACTTCGACAAAGCCATCGCCGATTACAACCAAGCCTTGGCGATTTGCCCGCGCGATGGAGCCTACTACAGTAATCGCGGCGTGGCCTGGAACGATAAAGGAGATCTCGATAAGGCCATGGCCGATTACAACCAGGCGCTGGCCGTCGATCCCAACACGGCCTCTGCCTACAACAACCTGGGCTGCATTGAATCGGCGCGGGGCGAATACGAAAAAGCCAAAGACGATTTTTATCGCTGCCTGTCGGCCGACCCCAATTACGTCGCCGGGCTGGAAAATCTTGGCTTTTTTCAAGCAACGTGCCCCGATCCGAAATATCGTGACGGCAAAAAAGCGTTCGAGAACGCCAGCCTAGGTTATCAGTTGGATAACGGGGCCGATCCTTATTCTTCGCACAACGCGCTGGCCGCCGCCTATGCGGAAAGCGGCGATTTCGCCAAGGCCGCCGCCTGGCAGGAGCAAGTTGTCCAACTCGCACCGGCCAAAGACAAAACCATGCAAACCGCGAGATTGGAATTGTTCAAGCAACATCAACCCTATCGCTCCAAACAATACACAGAATTAACAAAGCAAACCCAAAACGCGAACTGA
- a CDS encoding diacylglycerol kinase family protein, whose translation MLLFANPTAGTGQRHASLEQLSVELIHRGLHPQRIEAFDELTDAATQLQRTGQLRAIVAAGGDGTAAEIANRTPPGTPLAIFPMGTANLLAHYLEIAHNPTQVAQIIADGHYTWLDAGRANGRVFLLMAGVGFDAEVVRRLHATRSGNIRGWTYAKPIWHAIRTYRYPELRVYCARAGTEKAGNVVAGSTTLAGNDNALSSSGSVQWEGPLVCRWAFVFNVSRYAAGLNFAPTASGSDGQLDLCTFQRGGLLSGLKYLFAILRGRHSEIPDCTSRRGVQFRIESDAEVLYELDGDPGGALPLTIDTIPRRLCLLVPARWPSID comes from the coding sequence GTGTTGCTCTTTGCTAATCCCACGGCGGGCACTGGCCAACGACACGCATCCTTGGAACAGCTTTCGGTCGAATTAATCCATCGCGGACTGCACCCACAACGGATCGAAGCGTTCGACGAACTGACCGATGCGGCCACGCAGTTGCAACGCACCGGTCAACTGCGAGCCATCGTCGCTGCCGGCGGCGACGGCACAGCGGCCGAAATCGCCAATCGAACGCCCCCCGGCACGCCGCTGGCCATCTTTCCCATGGGAACCGCCAACCTGCTGGCCCATTATTTGGAAATCGCACACAACCCAACACAAGTGGCTCAAATCATCGCCGACGGCCATTACACCTGGCTCGATGCCGGTCGAGCCAACGGCCGCGTGTTCCTGCTGATGGCGGGCGTTGGTTTCGATGCCGAAGTGGTCCGCCGACTTCACGCCACTCGTTCCGGCAATATCCGCGGATGGACGTATGCCAAACCAATTTGGCATGCCATCCGTACATACAGATATCCGGAACTGCGTGTGTATTGCGCAAGGGCCGGAACAGAGAAGGCAGGCAACGTCGTTGCCGGTTCAACCACCTTGGCCGGCAACGACAATGCCCTGTCAAGTTCAGGCAGCGTTCAGTGGGAGGGGCCGCTCGTTTGCCGCTGGGCCTTTGTGTTCAATGTATCGCGTTATGCAGCCGGGTTGAACTTCGCTCCCACGGCCAGCGGCTCTGACGGCCAACTCGATTTGTGTACCTTCCAGCGCGGCGGTTTGCTCTCGGGCTTGAAATACTTATTCGCCATTTTGCGCGGTCGACACAGCGAAATTCCCGATTGTACAAGCCGGCGTGGCGTGCAATTTCGAATCGAATCCGATGCGGAAGTGCTTTACGAACTCGACGGCGACCCCGGCGGCGCGCTGCCGCTAACCATCGACACTATTCCCCGGCGTTTGTGCTTACTGGTTCCCGCACGCTGGCCTTCGATCGACTAA
- a CDS encoding serine/threonine-protein kinase, producing the protein MTNQIDPFRDLLDRWEELRDAGQEPNIDELCRDCPQLAERLRDWTRMLKMSDWLTRPAAEAASETLGGADKLTVACYQPHQTLGEYELLEDLGGGGMGRVFRAVHRQLHREVALKILPPADGQSRESIQRFEREIKVLAKLSHPNIVTVSDAGNTGGTLFFVMELVPGKDLSRLVRDSGPLPVEQAIDCILQAAQGFAYAHAAGIVHRDIKPSNLMLDSQRKVRILDLGIARVVEQEEAPADLTRTGSILGTVDYMAPEQALSTRKADHRADIYSLGCTLHFLLTGQPVYGGETVMERLVAHREHRCPSLRTACPAAPAWLAQVFQRMIAKRPEDRIQTIVEVVSALQQQCAPQRKKHPSAALFAALLIIAVVIAGAAIKFLWPSSPVQQTWRMTGENPLVAGIWKQWDGIVLDITQQGDHISADCTYGQPDVTVHWRADGTISRDGKITAQLVHTDPPRPEPSKPQVCTAQLQPDGSTIRGRAAWTNGGDDFTWRLQTAKPADPPTS; encoded by the coding sequence ATGACGAATCAAATCGATCCATTCCGAGATCTGCTCGACCGTTGGGAGGAATTGCGCGATGCCGGGCAAGAGCCAAATATTGACGAACTTTGCCGGGACTGTCCGCAACTTGCCGAGCGGTTACGCGATTGGACGCGGATGCTGAAAATGTCGGACTGGCTGACTCGGCCCGCCGCTGAAGCCGCGTCCGAAACCTTGGGCGGCGCCGACAAGTTGACCGTTGCCTGTTACCAGCCGCATCAAACGCTCGGTGAATACGAACTCCTGGAAGATTTGGGCGGCGGCGGAATGGGACGCGTGTTTCGGGCGGTCCATCGCCAACTTCATCGGGAAGTGGCGCTGAAAATATTGCCGCCGGCGGACGGGCAATCGCGGGAATCGATTCAGCGCTTTGAGCGCGAAATTAAGGTACTGGCGAAATTATCGCATCCCAACATTGTGACGGTGTCTGATGCCGGCAATACGGGCGGAACACTTTTTTTTGTAATGGAGCTGGTGCCGGGCAAGGACCTTTCTCGTTTGGTTCGCGACAGCGGTCCGTTGCCCGTTGAGCAAGCCATCGATTGTATTCTGCAGGCCGCACAGGGGTTTGCGTATGCTCATGCGGCGGGCATTGTTCATCGAGACATTAAACCTTCGAATTTAATGCTCGATTCGCAGCGAAAAGTGCGAATTCTTGATTTAGGAATTGCCCGCGTCGTGGAGCAGGAAGAAGCGCCGGCCGATTTAACTCGCACCGGCTCGATCCTCGGCACGGTCGATTACATGGCGCCGGAACAAGCCCTTAGCACGCGCAAAGCAGACCACCGGGCAGACATTTATTCGTTGGGTTGCACGCTGCATTTTCTATTGACCGGCCAGCCGGTATATGGCGGCGAGACTGTCATGGAGCGACTGGTTGCACATCGCGAACATCGTTGCCCTTCGCTTCGCACCGCCTGTCCCGCAGCACCGGCTTGGCTCGCCCAAGTTTTTCAACGGATGATCGCCAAGCGGCCTGAAGATCGCATTCAGACCATAGTGGAAGTGGTCTCGGCGCTACAGCAACAATGTGCGCCGCAGCGCAAAAAACATCCCTCAGCGGCGCTCTTCGCGGCCCTGCTGATAATCGCTGTTGTAATCGCCGGAGCAGCGATCAAATTTTTATGGCCAAGTTCGCCGGTTCAGCAAACGTGGCGCATGACCGGCGAGAATCCGCTGGTCGCGGGCATTTGGAAACAGTGGGACGGAATCGTGCTCGATATTACCCAACAGGGCGATCACATTTCGGCCGATTGCACTTACGGCCAGCCTGATGTCACGGTTCATTGGCGGGCTGACGGAACCATTTCCCGCGATGGAAAAATTACCGCGCAGCTGGTGCACACCGATCCGCCTCGGCCCGAGCCTTCTAAACCGCAAGTGTGCACCGCCCAATTGCAACCCGACGGCTCGACCATTCGCGGCCGAGCTGCCTGGACCAATGGCGGTGACGACTTCACTTGGCGGTTGCAAACTGCGAAACCAGCCGATCCGCCGACGTCTTAA
- a CDS encoding sigma-70 family RNA polymerase sigma factor, with amino-acid sequence MSETAGPPASTTHWLNLLRAGDPAAAPRLIEHTCERLREIARRMLRRFPQVQRWEQTDDVFCEAVTKLHRALSSVQPENSRHFYNLAATQMRRVLIDFARHYGGAEGLGAHHETAHLNSNENAPPKYDSADSRDEPATLLEWTEFHELVDSLPPEEREIVDLLWYQQLTQEQAAELLGVTTRTIRRRWQDARYKLSKARLGEPLPE; translated from the coding sequence ATGTCAGAAACTGCCGGTCCTCCTGCTTCGACCACACACTGGTTGAACCTGTTGCGCGCCGGCGATCCAGCAGCCGCCCCGCGATTAATCGAGCATACCTGCGAGCGCTTGCGAGAAATTGCCCGCCGCATGCTGCGTCGCTTTCCACAGGTTCAGCGCTGGGAGCAAACCGACGATGTTTTTTGCGAAGCCGTGACCAAACTTCATCGCGCGCTATCCAGCGTTCAACCGGAAAATTCGCGTCATTTTTACAATTTGGCTGCGACGCAGATGCGGCGCGTACTGATCGATTTCGCACGGCATTATGGCGGCGCGGAAGGTTTGGGCGCTCACCACGAAACGGCCCACTTAAACTCCAACGAAAATGCTCCGCCTAAGTACGACTCGGCCGATTCCCGCGATGAGCCTGCGACACTGCTGGAATGGACCGAATTCCACGAATTGGTCGATTCGCTGCCGCCCGAAGAGCGAGAGATTGTCGATTTGTTGTGGTACCAGCAACTCACCCAAGAACAGGCTGCGGAACTGTTGGGCGTGACCACTCGAACCATCCGCCGGCGTTGGCAGGACGCACGCTATAAACTTTCCAAAGCGCGGCTCGGCGAACCGCTGCCGGAATAA
- a CDS encoding sigma-70 family RNA polymerase sigma factor: MSEDRQLLRAYTEQGSRQALEELIQRHFGLVYSSALRQVRDPHLAEDVSQAVFLVLTQKARSIRHATALGGWLLSVTRCVVVNAMRKQINKNKCEHLAAKPEALQAAADEWGEIAPLLDAELNRLKTADRDALVLRFFEDRSFAEIGAELGLSEDAARKRVTRALERLRARLEDRKISITAGTLGLAIGAYAVQAAPAHLPAGTIAANVAHPTPQIISLTKGALKMLAYAKAKLIGTVAASLVLGGTGIVVSHNVFARAGHEPSTVLVASSQGLATARPADGAPAAATAKPTADDATINMDEPLPGDLESPNAPSIVQGGAGSITLVTVGPQLSRGAVEFTKITPGAKNPSSVVMTGANLGATTFVTVGNPNTSRPAGDGIGKTEEK, encoded by the coding sequence ATGAGTGAAGATCGACAATTATTGCGTGCCTATACCGAGCAAGGGTCGCGGCAAGCGCTGGAAGAGTTGATTCAGCGCCATTTTGGGCTGGTCTATTCCTCCGCGCTGCGGCAAGTGCGCGATCCGCACCTGGCAGAAGACGTTTCGCAAGCAGTGTTCCTAGTGCTGACGCAAAAGGCCCGCAGCATTCGACACGCAACGGCGCTCGGAGGCTGGTTACTGTCGGTGACGCGCTGCGTGGTGGTAAATGCCATGCGAAAACAAATTAATAAAAATAAATGCGAACATTTGGCCGCCAAGCCCGAGGCACTGCAAGCGGCAGCCGATGAATGGGGTGAGATTGCTCCGCTGTTGGATGCCGAATTGAATCGATTGAAGACTGCGGACCGTGACGCATTGGTGCTGCGGTTTTTCGAGGATCGGAGTTTTGCGGAAATCGGCGCTGAGCTTGGCCTTTCGGAAGATGCGGCGCGAAAGCGCGTGACCCGGGCGCTAGAGCGGTTACGGGCGAGACTTGAAGATCGAAAAATTTCCATTACGGCGGGGACGTTGGGCCTGGCCATAGGAGCCTATGCCGTCCAGGCTGCGCCGGCGCATTTGCCGGCGGGGACCATTGCCGCCAACGTTGCCCATCCCACGCCGCAAATCATTTCATTAACGAAAGGAGCGTTGAAAATGTTAGCGTACGCCAAGGCCAAATTGATCGGAACTGTAGCCGCTTCGCTGGTTCTGGGCGGAACGGGCATTGTGGTATCGCACAATGTTTTTGCGCGGGCTGGGCACGAACCATCTACGGTTCTGGTCGCCTCATCGCAGGGTTTAGCAACTGCCAGGCCTGCTGACGGCGCGCCTGCTGCTGCGACTGCAAAACCAACGGCGGACGACGCAACGATTAACATGGACGAGCCCCTGCCCGGTGATTTAGAAAGCCCCAATGCGCCTTCAATAGTACAGGGCGGGGCCGGCTCCATCACGCTTGTTACCGTCGGTCCACAACTTTCCCGTGGTGCGGTCGAATTTACGAAAATCACGCCCGGTGCCAAAAACCCCAGTTCCGTCGTGATGACGGGCGCTAACTTAGGCGCGACCACGTTTGTCACAGTGGGCAACCCTAATACATCACGACCGGCCGGTGATGGCATAGGAAAAACAGAAGAAAAGTGA